The proteins below are encoded in one region of Callospermophilus lateralis isolate mCalLat2 chromosome 9, mCalLat2.hap1, whole genome shotgun sequence:
- the Gpr17 gene encoding uracil nucleotide/cysteinyl leukotriene receptor: protein MNGLEVASPSLTDNSSLATEQCGQETPLENMLFACFYLLDFILAFVGNALALWLFLRDHKSGTPANVFLMHLAVADLSCVLVLPTRLVYHFSGNHWPFGEIPCRLTGFLFYLNMYASIYFLTCISADRFLAIVHPVKSLKLRRPLYAHLACAFLWVVVAVAMAPLLVSPQTVQTNHTVVCLQLYREKASHHALASLAVAFTFPFVTTVTCYLLIIRSLRQGPRVEKRLKNKAVRMIAMVLAIFLICFVPYHVHRSIYVLHYRGGGTSCTAQRVLALGNRITSCLTSLNGALDPVMYFFVAEKFRHALCNLLCGKRLTGPPPSFEGKTNESSLSARSEL from the coding sequence ATGAATGGCCTCGAGGTGGCCTCCCCAAGTCTGACTGACAACTCATCTCTGGCCACTGAGCAATGTGGGCAGGAGACGCCCCTGGAGAACATGCTGTTTGCTTGCTTCTACCTCCTGGATTTCATCCTGGCTTTTGTTGGCAATGCCCTGGCCCTGTGGCTTTTCCTCCGGGACCACAAGTCAGGCACCCCAGCCAACGTGTTCCTGATGCACCTGGCCGTGGCCGACTTGTCCTGTGTGCTGGTCCTGCCCACCCGCCTCGTCTATCACTTCTCTGGGAACCACTGGCCATTTGGGGAAATCCCGTGCCGACTCACCGGCTTCCTCTTCTACCTCAACATGTACGCCAGCATCTACTTCCTCACCTGCATCAGCGCTGACCGCTTCCTGGCCATCGTGCACCCGGTCAAGTCCCTCAAGCTGCGCAGGCCTCTCTATGCCCACTTAGCCTGTGCCTTCCTGTGGGTGGTAGTGGCTGTGGCCATGGCTCCACTGCTGGTCAGCCCGCAGACAGTCCAGACCAACCACACAGTCGTCTGCCTGCAGCTGTACCGAGAGAAGGCCTCCCACCACGCCCTGGCGTCCCTCGCCGTGGCCTTCACCTTCCCGTTTGTCACAACGGTCACCTGCTACCTGCTGATCATCCGCAGCCTGAGACAGGGCCCCCGCGTGGAGAAGCGCCTCAAGAACAAAGCCGTCCGCATGATCGCCATGGTGCTGGCCATCTTCCTGATCTGCTTCGTGCCCTACCACGTCCACCGCTCCATCTACGTGCTGCACTACCGGGGCGGCGGGACCTCCTGCACCGCCCAGCGTGTCCTGGCCCTGGGAAACCGTATCACCTCCTGTCTCACCAGCCTCAATGGGGCCCTCGACCCTGTCATGTACTTCTTCGTGGCTGAGAAGTTCCGTCACGCCCTGTGCAATTTGCTCTGCGGCAAAAGGCTCACGGGTCCGCCCCCCAGCTTTGAAGGGAAAACCAACGAGAGCTCGCTGAGCGCCAGGTCAGAGCTGTGA